Proteins from a genomic interval of Nocardia sp. BMG51109:
- a CDS encoding acyl-CoA dehydrogenase family protein has translation MTTEAEPATDLEPVAEFRERARIWLRDNLPPAPPPEGDSYSEEAWNRARRLQRILYDGGFAGICFPVEYGGRGLTPAHQRAFTEESAPYEMPVLLNVPTLAICAASLLDLGTEEQKRAHLPAVLRGDEILVQFLSEPQGGSDLAGLTTRAERDGDRWILNGSKIWSSGAYAADYGLCLARTNWEVPKHRGLTMFLVPVHAEGVTVQRIKQVTGSTEFCQEFFDDVALPDDALLGEVDAGWDAASRLLNHERATLGGISPYTSGARPHLGGEADQLLKLARATGQLGDPRTREDIGEAHAMNVVRDQLIDHVTAAIASGALPPSAGSITRLFSAENAWLQTDMAMRIAGPSGATYTPGDPADTEKVGLDYLFRAAWSLAGGSTEMARNVISERVLGMPREYAADRDVPFNQVEKGRR, from the coding sequence ATGACCACCGAAGCGGAGCCCGCCACCGACCTGGAGCCCGTCGCCGAATTCCGCGAGCGCGCCCGGATCTGGCTGCGGGACAACCTGCCGCCCGCTCCCCCTCCGGAGGGCGACTCCTACAGCGAGGAGGCATGGAACCGGGCCCGCCGGCTGCAACGCATCCTGTACGACGGCGGCTTCGCCGGAATCTGCTTCCCCGTCGAATACGGCGGGCGCGGACTGACTCCCGCGCACCAGCGGGCCTTCACCGAGGAATCCGCCCCCTACGAGATGCCGGTGCTGCTGAACGTGCCGACGCTGGCCATCTGCGCGGCCAGCCTGCTCGACCTGGGCACCGAGGAGCAGAAGCGCGCGCACCTGCCGGCCGTCCTGCGCGGCGACGAGATCCTGGTGCAGTTCCTGTCCGAACCGCAGGGCGGATCGGACCTGGCCGGGCTCACCACCCGCGCCGAACGCGACGGCGACCGCTGGATTCTCAACGGCTCCAAGATCTGGAGTTCCGGCGCGTACGCCGCCGACTACGGGCTGTGCCTGGCCCGCACCAACTGGGAGGTGCCCAAGCACCGCGGGCTCACCATGTTCCTGGTGCCGGTGCACGCCGAGGGCGTGACGGTGCAGCGGATCAAGCAGGTGACCGGATCGACCGAGTTCTGCCAGGAGTTCTTCGACGACGTCGCACTGCCCGACGACGCGCTGCTCGGCGAGGTCGACGCGGGCTGGGACGCCGCCTCGCGGCTGCTCAACCACGAGCGGGCCACACTCGGCGGCATCTCGCCCTACACCAGCGGCGCGCGACCGCATCTGGGCGGCGAGGCGGACCAGCTGCTGAAGCTCGCCCGCGCCACGGGGCAGCTCGGCGATCCGCGCACCCGCGAGGACATCGGTGAGGCACATGCCATGAATGTCGTGCGCGACCAGCTCATCGACCACGTCACGGCGGCCATCGCCAGCGGCGCGCTACCCCCGTCGGCGGGCTCCATCACCCGGCTGTTCAGCGCCGAGAACGCCTGGCTGCAAACGGATATGGCGATGCGCATCGCCGGACCCTCCGGAGCCACGTACACCCCGGGTGATCCGGCCGATACCGAGAAGGTCGGCCTCGACTACCTGTTCCGGGCGGCCTGGAGCCTGGCGGGCGGCAGCACCGAGATGGCCCGCAACGTCATCAGCGAGCGCGTGCTCGGCATGCCGCGCGAGTACGCCGCCGATCGGGACGTGCCGTTCAACCAGGTCGAGAAGGGTCGCCGGTGA
- a CDS encoding acyl-CoA dehydrogenase family protein: MPQDPTADQRLFQATTRDFLTGTVPVQTVRALGDAGTGFDRQWWRRAAELGWTAMLVPESLGGGTISGRPMTELALVATELGRACAPGPFVTTNAVLAGLVSDPDRRADVITAVLTGERVATWAVYEPGRGFEVLSDATPGTRAEPDGDGYRLTGVKDRVEAGDQADLFLVTAAGPDGPVQLLVPADAPGVRVTPAWTLDLVRRTAQVSFDNVAVPADAVAHTGPAAVQAVHAQARTAATLTAAEVVGATDRALDATLSWLSDRYTFGRPLASYQALKHRMADNKTWLEACRATATAAAASCDEDAPNADEDVSIAKSYVGAKAPVIAQDCVQLHGGIGVTWEHDLHLSLRRITLGRALYGTPEEHRRHITDLLDAAAA, translated from the coding sequence ATGCCCCAAGACCCCACCGCGGACCAGCGGTTGTTCCAGGCGACCACCCGAGATTTCCTCACCGGCACCGTCCCGGTGCAGACCGTCCGCGCCCTCGGCGACGCGGGCACCGGATTCGACCGGCAGTGGTGGCGGCGCGCCGCAGAGCTGGGCTGGACGGCCATGCTCGTCCCCGAAAGCCTCGGCGGCGGAACGATCTCCGGCCGGCCGATGACAGAGCTCGCGCTGGTCGCCACGGAGCTGGGCCGGGCCTGCGCGCCCGGGCCGTTCGTCACCACCAATGCCGTGCTGGCGGGGCTGGTCTCCGATCCGGATCGCCGGGCCGACGTCATCACGGCGGTGCTCACCGGCGAGCGGGTCGCGACCTGGGCGGTATACGAACCCGGCCGCGGGTTCGAGGTACTGAGCGATGCCACCCCCGGCACCCGCGCCGAACCCGACGGCGACGGCTACCGGCTGACGGGCGTGAAGGATCGGGTCGAGGCCGGCGATCAGGCGGACCTGTTCCTGGTCACCGCCGCCGGCCCGGACGGCCCGGTCCAGCTGCTGGTGCCCGCCGACGCCCCGGGCGTGAGGGTGACTCCGGCATGGACCCTGGACCTGGTCCGGCGCACCGCGCAGGTGTCGTTCGACAATGTCGCCGTGCCCGCCGACGCGGTGGCACACACCGGCCCGGCGGCGGTGCAAGCCGTGCACGCACAGGCGCGCACGGCGGCCACGCTCACCGCCGCGGAGGTGGTCGGCGCGACCGATCGGGCCCTGGACGCCACATTGTCCTGGCTGTCCGACCGCTACACCTTCGGCCGCCCGCTCGCCTCCTACCAGGCGCTCAAGCACCGCATGGCGGACAACAAGACCTGGCTGGAGGCCTGCCGGGCCACCGCGACCGCGGCCGCGGCGTCCTGCGACGAGGACGCGCCGAACGCCGACGAGGACGTGAGCATCGCGAAATCCTATGTGGGCGCGAAGGCCCCGGTGATCGCCCAGGACTGCGTGCAGCTGCACGGCGGCATCGGCGTCACCTGGGAGCACGATCTGCATCTGTCCCTGCGCCGGATCACCTTGGGCCGGGCCCTGTACGGCACGCCCGAGGAACACCGCCGTCACATCACCGACCTGCTCGATGCCGCGGCCGCCTGA
- a CDS encoding cytochrome P450, with product MKNFEDLDFFLGRELVDDPYPYFDSLRAQCPVAREKHHDVMMVTGYDEALEVYNDVERFSSCISVTGPFPGFPVPLTEESDVDALIAEHRDSLPMSDQLPTLDPPVHTAHRALLMRLITPKRLKENEEAMWSIADRLLDDFLGSGGGDCIRDFAGPFTLYVIADLLGVPEADQEEFLQALQRDPHREGSSVGSTDGEGMSHNPIEFLYAKFSAFVEDRRANPGNDVLTSMATATFPDGSQPEVIDVVRVAANLFSAGQETTVRLLSSALKLLAERPDIQRYLREDPSRIQNFIEESLRMESPVKGDFRLAKVPTTVGETEVPVGTVLMVVNGAANRDPRRFEDPTTFEAGRSNARSHLAFGRGVHTCPGAPLARAEARVAIERLLARTSDIRIDESVHGPADARKFHYLPTFILRGLTSLHLTFDVEEATR from the coding sequence GTGAAAAACTTCGAAGATCTGGACTTCTTCCTCGGGCGGGAATTGGTCGACGATCCCTACCCGTATTTCGATTCGCTGCGTGCGCAGTGCCCGGTGGCCCGGGAGAAACACCACGACGTGATGATGGTGACCGGATACGACGAGGCCCTCGAGGTCTACAACGACGTCGAGCGGTTCTCCTCGTGCATCTCGGTGACCGGGCCGTTCCCGGGTTTCCCGGTGCCGCTGACGGAGGAGTCCGACGTCGATGCGCTGATCGCCGAACACCGCGACAGCCTGCCGATGAGCGACCAGCTGCCCACCTTGGATCCGCCGGTGCACACCGCGCACCGCGCCCTGCTGATGCGGCTGATCACCCCGAAGCGCCTGAAGGAGAACGAGGAGGCGATGTGGTCCATCGCCGACCGGCTGCTGGACGACTTCCTGGGTTCCGGTGGCGGCGACTGTATCCGGGACTTCGCCGGGCCCTTCACGCTGTATGTGATCGCCGACCTGCTGGGCGTGCCGGAGGCCGACCAGGAGGAGTTCCTGCAGGCGCTGCAACGTGATCCGCACCGCGAGGGCTCCAGCGTCGGCAGCACCGACGGGGAGGGCATGTCGCACAACCCGATCGAGTTCCTGTACGCCAAGTTCTCGGCCTTCGTCGAGGACCGGCGCGCCAACCCGGGCAACGACGTACTCACGAGCATGGCCACCGCGACCTTCCCGGACGGCAGTCAGCCCGAGGTGATCGATGTGGTGCGGGTGGCGGCGAACCTGTTCTCCGCCGGCCAGGAGACCACCGTCCGGCTGCTCAGCTCCGCGCTGAAGCTGCTGGCCGAGCGCCCCGACATCCAGCGGTACCTGCGCGAGGACCCCAGCCGGATCCAGAACTTCATCGAGGAGTCGCTGCGGATGGAGAGCCCGGTGAAGGGCGATTTCCGGCTGGCGAAGGTGCCGACCACCGTCGGCGAGACCGAGGTGCCGGTGGGCACGGTCCTGATGGTGGTCAACGGCGCCGCGAACCGCGACCCGCGCCGCTTCGAGGATCCCACCACGTTCGAGGCCGGGCGCTCGAATGCCCGCTCGCACTTGGCCTTCGGCCGCGGCGTGCACACCTGCCCGGGTGCCCCGCTGGCCCGCGCCGAGGCCCGGGTGGCCATCGAGCGGCTGCTGGCGCGCACCAGCGACATCCGCATCGACGAGAGCGTGCACGGCCCCGCCGACGCCCGCAAGTTCCACTACCTGCCGACGTTCATCCTGCGCGGCCTGACCTCTCTGCACCTGACCTTCGATGTCGAGGAGGCCACTCGATGA
- a CDS encoding ferredoxin, whose amino-acid sequence MKATVDDDRCRGHGVCLGLCPEVFNLTDDGYAEVLVEDVPPEYEAAAREAEQNCPERAIVLE is encoded by the coding sequence ATGAAAGCCACGGTCGACGACGACCGCTGCCGCGGCCACGGCGTCTGCCTGGGCCTGTGCCCCGAGGTCTTCAACCTGACCGACGACGGCTACGCCGAGGTGCTCGTGGAGGACGTCCCGCCGGAGTACGAGGCCGCGGCCCGGGAGGCGGAACAGAACTGCCCGGAGCGCGCCATCGTCCTCGAGTGA
- a CDS encoding NAD(P)-dependent oxidoreductase, translating into MRIGFVGAGRMGRPMIERLVRAGHTVRAVGRSAETRSALGEIGAEPVESVGAAATGAMAFVVCVFTDDQVREICLDGPLLTGLPRGAVLVVHTTGSPDTTTEIAAAARSYGVEVVDAPVSGGPHNIAAGELTVFAGGTEEAVGRARKALSAYADPILHVGPPGSGQRVKLVNNALFAAQIGLVADAVRFGTQLGLDESALLTALPHASSSGRALTSIASKGAVDAFRASVGEFLTKDVTVARRLATELDADLGILNTAIDAGLPESGGR; encoded by the coding sequence GTGCGGATCGGGTTCGTGGGTGCCGGGCGCATGGGCCGCCCGATGATCGAACGTCTGGTGCGGGCCGGGCACACCGTCCGGGCGGTGGGGCGGTCGGCCGAAACCCGTAGTGCCCTGGGCGAAATCGGTGCCGAACCGGTCGAGTCCGTGGGTGCGGCCGCCACGGGCGCAATGGCCTTCGTGGTCTGCGTCTTCACCGACGACCAAGTGCGCGAGATCTGTCTGGACGGCCCGCTGCTGACCGGCCTGCCGCGCGGTGCGGTACTCGTCGTGCACACCACCGGCAGCCCGGATACGACAACCGAAATCGCCGCCGCGGCACGCTCGTACGGCGTCGAGGTGGTCGACGCGCCGGTCAGCGGCGGGCCGCACAATATCGCCGCGGGCGAGCTGACCGTATTCGCCGGCGGCACCGAGGAAGCCGTCGGTCGAGCGCGAAAGGCGCTGTCCGCCTACGCCGATCCGATCCTGCACGTCGGCCCGCCGGGTTCCGGCCAGCGCGTCAAGCTCGTCAACAACGCCCTGTTCGCCGCCCAGATCGGCTTGGTCGCCGACGCGGTGCGATTCGGCACCCAACTGGGCCTGGACGAATCGGCCCTGCTCACCGCCCTCCCCCACGCCAGCAGCAGCGGCCGCGCCCTCACCAGCATCGCGAGCAAGGGCGCGGTCGATGCCTTCCGAGCCTCCGTGGGCGAATTCCTGACCAAGGACGTGACAGTGGCCCGCCGCCTGGCCACCGAACTGGATGCCGACCTCGGAATCCTGAACACCGCCATCGACGCGGGGCTACCGGAATCCGGTGGCCGGTAA
- a CDS encoding NAD(P)-dependent oxidoreductase has protein sequence MRVGFIGLGSQGGPMARRIAEGGYETTLWARRAASLEPFADTPAKTADSPSALAAQCDLVCLCVVGDADVREVLTGDNGVLAGLAPGSIVAVHSTVHPDTCRELAEVAAKQQVSLIDAPVSGGGMAAEAGRLLVMVGGDAEAVERSRPVFATYADPIVHLGDIGSGQTTKLLNNLLFTANLATAQSTLALGEALGVSPDRLGEVISNGTANSFALGRITSAGGTLDRLALHAGDLLRKDVGLIADLATAADVRPGIVLGAADATLDLMGKQR, from the coding sequence ATGCGCGTCGGATTCATCGGGCTCGGCAGCCAAGGCGGGCCCATGGCGCGCCGGATCGCCGAGGGCGGGTACGAGACCACGCTGTGGGCGCGGCGGGCCGCCTCGCTGGAGCCCTTCGCCGACACCCCGGCGAAGACCGCGGACTCCCCCTCGGCGCTGGCGGCGCAGTGTGACCTGGTGTGTCTGTGCGTGGTCGGCGACGCCGACGTGCGCGAGGTGCTGACCGGCGACAACGGCGTGCTGGCCGGGCTCGCACCCGGGTCGATCGTCGCCGTACATTCGACCGTGCACCCCGACACCTGCCGGGAGTTGGCGGAAGTGGCTGCCAAGCAACAGGTTTCGCTGATCGACGCGCCCGTGAGCGGGGGCGGGATGGCCGCCGAGGCGGGCCGGCTGCTGGTCATGGTCGGCGGCGACGCCGAGGCCGTCGAACGCAGCCGCCCGGTGTTCGCGACCTACGCCGACCCCATCGTGCATCTCGGCGACATCGGTTCCGGGCAGACCACGAAGCTGCTGAACAACCTGTTGTTCACCGCGAATCTGGCCACCGCCCAGAGCACCCTCGCCCTGGGCGAGGCGCTCGGCGTCAGCCCCGACCGCCTCGGCGAGGTGATCTCGAACGGCACCGCGAACAGCTTCGCCCTCGGCCGGATCACCTCCGCGGGAGGCACTCTGGACCGCCTCGCCCTGCACGCCGGTGATCTGCTCCGCAAGGACGTGGGGCTGATCGCCGACCTGGCCACCGCGGCGGACGTGCGGCCGGGCATCGTGCTCGGCGCCGCCGATGCGACTCTCGATCTGATGGGCAAGCAGCGCTGA
- a CDS encoding DoxX family protein — MEVADLALLLLRLVVGGTMIAHGVNHWIGGGKIKGTAGWFSSLGLRNGVLQAWLSVLTEVGAGALLVLGLLTPFAAAAVVSVMLVAALLAHRRNGFFVMKDGWEYVLVLATVSVVMGLLGPGWLSVDHAAGIEITGWAGGGIALILGIAATAGLLAVFYRPAPATQKSEVA, encoded by the coding sequence ATGGAGGTCGCTGATCTCGCGCTACTGCTGCTGCGGCTGGTGGTGGGCGGAACCATGATCGCGCACGGCGTCAACCACTGGATCGGCGGCGGCAAGATCAAGGGCACGGCCGGCTGGTTCAGCTCGCTCGGGCTGCGCAACGGCGTGCTGCAAGCGTGGCTGAGCGTGCTCACCGAGGTCGGCGCCGGGGCGCTGCTGGTGCTCGGGCTGCTCACACCGTTCGCCGCGGCGGCCGTCGTCTCGGTGATGCTGGTGGCCGCGCTGCTGGCGCACCGGCGCAACGGGTTCTTCGTCATGAAGGACGGCTGGGAGTACGTGCTCGTGCTGGCGACCGTATCGGTCGTGATGGGCCTGCTCGGGCCGGGATGGCTGTCGGTGGATCACGCCGCGGGTATCGAGATCACCGGGTGGGCCGGTGGCGGTATCGCGCTGATTCTGGGCATCGCCGCCACGGCCGGGCTGCTGGCGGTGTTCTATCGCCCGGCGCCCGCTACGCAGAAGAGTGAGGTGGCGTGA
- a CDS encoding alpha/beta hydrolase, with amino-acid sequence MTLTETDFSPVDDAGPVAVVADVDGIPVSGLLAEAPSPRAVVVALHGGATTSAYFDCPGHPELSLLRLAQRLGFTALALDRPGYGSSGPYADRLTQPQNRVDLMYGAVAAHLADRPRGAGVFLMAHSAGCELALRMAGDTRGRDLLGLELAGTGRTHHPVAQEILSRPRPEGRRPVGLGALLWRPHRLYPPELVGGASIAVPGPQLEVTAITNWADRDLPRMAARVRIPVRYTAGDHETVWRNEPEALVDVADMFTAAPRVVVNVQPDTGHNISLGNTAAAYHLKVLAFAEECIVAAATGEFSGPARQFDGGAQAPPGGEGNGGR; translated from the coding sequence ATGACACTCACGGAAACCGACTTCTCCCCGGTGGACGATGCCGGACCGGTGGCCGTGGTGGCCGATGTCGACGGCATTCCGGTGTCGGGGTTGCTGGCCGAGGCGCCGTCGCCGCGGGCCGTGGTCGTCGCGTTGCACGGGGGCGCCACCACCTCCGCCTATTTCGACTGTCCCGGGCATCCGGAACTCTCGCTGTTGCGGCTCGCCCAGCGGCTCGGGTTCACCGCGCTGGCGCTGGATCGTCCCGGTTACGGGAGTTCGGGGCCGTACGCCGACCGGCTGACGCAGCCGCAGAACCGGGTGGATCTGATGTACGGGGCGGTGGCGGCCCATCTCGCCGACCGGCCGCGGGGCGCGGGCGTGTTCCTGATGGCCCATTCGGCCGGTTGCGAGCTCGCGCTGCGGATGGCCGGCGATACGCGCGGGCGCGATCTGCTCGGCCTCGAACTCGCGGGCACCGGGCGCACGCATCATCCGGTGGCACAGGAGATCCTGTCGAGGCCGCGGCCCGAGGGGCGGCGGCCCGTCGGGCTGGGTGCGCTGCTGTGGCGGCCCCACCGGTTGTATCCGCCCGAGCTCGTGGGCGGGGCATCCATCGCCGTGCCCGGCCCGCAGCTGGAGGTCACGGCCATCACCAACTGGGCCGACCGCGACCTGCCGCGCATGGCCGCCCGGGTGCGGATCCCGGTGCGCTACACCGCCGGTGACCACGAGACGGTGTGGCGCAACGAGCCGGAGGCCCTGGTCGACGTCGCCGACATGTTCACCGCGGCACCGCGAGTCGTGGTCAACGTCCAACCTGACACGGGCCACAACATCAGCCTCGGCAATACCGCGGCGGCCTACCACCTGAAGGTGCTCGCCTTCGCGGAGGAATGCATCGTGGCCGCCGCGACCGGTGAATTCTCCGGTCCCGCAAGACAATTCGACGGCGGCGCGCAGGCGCCACCAGGAGGTGAGGGCAATGGAGGTCGCTGA
- a CDS encoding OB-fold domain-containing protein, protein MPLLTPDVAFFWTSGADGTLRITECRSCAALIHPPQPVCRYCRGHDLGVRAVSGVAVLSSFTVNHRFAVPGLSPPYVIAQVALVEDPRVRLTTNIIDADPDELTLGMRLEVVFRQDGDVWLPLFRPAADQSGPAPLPVDEIEPERFGDHVRPMIRQEKFEDKVALTGIGMSRLGRRLMAPPLELTIEACERAVADAGLTFDEIDGLATYPGGGNLGGFGEGGITALESALGLRPTWHNGGIETFGPGGSVIAAMTAVAAGLARHVLCFRTVWEATFNELMKAGTITPSGGRTTSWMMPFGATSAAHTLAQNAQRHFQRYGTTRETLGWIALNQRANAELNPTAVYRDPMTMDDYLGARPITTPFGLYDCDVPCDGSIAVIVSAVDAARDMPNKPVLVDAVGTQIVERIEWDQSTLTHEPQVLGPAAHLWTRTGLRPEDVDVAELYDGFTFNCLSWIEALGFCGIGEAGDFLDGGKAIARDGTIPLNTHGGQLSHGRTHGMGLVHEAVTQLRGAAGARQVTDARVAVVSSGGLTPSGVMLLRSDS, encoded by the coding sequence CTGCCGCTGCTGACCCCCGACGTCGCGTTCTTCTGGACCTCGGGCGCCGACGGCACGCTGCGCATCACCGAATGCCGGTCGTGCGCCGCGCTGATCCACCCGCCGCAGCCCGTCTGCCGGTACTGCCGCGGCCACGACCTCGGGGTGCGCGCGGTCTCCGGCGTGGCGGTGCTGTCGAGCTTCACGGTGAACCACCGGTTCGCGGTGCCCGGGCTGTCGCCGCCCTACGTGATCGCCCAGGTGGCGCTGGTCGAGGATCCGCGGGTCCGGTTGACCACCAACATCATCGACGCCGACCCGGACGAGCTGACCCTGGGTATGCGGCTGGAGGTGGTGTTCCGGCAGGACGGCGACGTCTGGCTGCCGCTGTTCCGGCCCGCGGCCGACCAGTCCGGGCCCGCGCCGCTGCCCGTGGACGAGATCGAGCCGGAACGCTTCGGCGACCATGTGCGCCCGATGATCCGGCAGGAGAAGTTCGAGGACAAGGTGGCGCTCACCGGAATCGGCATGTCCCGCTTGGGCCGCCGACTCATGGCGCCGCCGCTGGAGCTGACGATCGAGGCGTGCGAGCGGGCCGTCGCCGACGCCGGGCTCACCTTCGACGAGATCGACGGGCTCGCAACCTATCCCGGCGGCGGCAACCTCGGCGGCTTCGGCGAGGGCGGGATCACCGCGCTGGAGTCGGCGCTCGGCCTGCGGCCCACCTGGCACAACGGCGGCATCGAAACCTTCGGTCCGGGCGGCTCGGTGATCGCCGCGATGACGGCGGTGGCGGCCGGGCTGGCCCGGCACGTGCTGTGCTTCCGGACGGTCTGGGAGGCGACCTTCAACGAGCTGATGAAGGCCGGCACGATCACGCCGTCGGGCGGGCGCACCACCAGCTGGATGATGCCGTTCGGCGCCACCTCGGCCGCGCATACGCTGGCGCAGAACGCGCAGCGGCACTTCCAGCGCTACGGCACCACGCGCGAGACGCTCGGCTGGATCGCGCTCAACCAGCGCGCCAACGCCGAGCTGAATCCGACCGCGGTGTACCGCGATCCGATGACGATGGACGACTATCTCGGCGCCCGCCCGATCACCACCCCGTTCGGGCTCTACGACTGCGACGTGCCGTGCGACGGCTCGATCGCGGTGATCGTCTCGGCCGTGGACGCGGCCCGCGACATGCCGAACAAGCCGGTGCTGGTGGACGCCGTCGGCACCCAGATCGTCGAACGCATCGAATGGGATCAGAGCACGCTGACCCACGAACCGCAGGTGCTCGGGCCCGCCGCGCACCTGTGGACGCGCACCGGCCTGCGGCCCGAGGACGTCGATGTGGCCGAGCTCTACGACGGATTCACCTTCAACTGCCTGTCCTGGATCGAGGCGCTCGGCTTCTGCGGGATCGGCGAGGCCGGGGACTTCCTGGACGGCGGCAAGGCGATCGCCCGCGACGGCACCATTCCGCTCAACACGCACGGCGGGCAGCTCTCGCACGGCCGCACGCACGGAATGGGGCTGGTGCACGAGGCGGTGACGCAGCTGCGCGGGGCGGCCGGGGCACGGCAGGTCACCGACGCGCGAGTCGCGGTAGTGTCGAGCGGCGGGTTGACTCCCAGCGGCGTGATGCTGCTGCGTAGCGACTCGTGA
- a CDS encoding ferredoxin — MKVHVDQERCQGHTLCAMIAPKSFELSEIDGHSSPVEETVPVDQEEQVREAVHSCPERAISITE, encoded by the coding sequence GTGAAGGTCCACGTCGATCAGGAACGCTGCCAAGGACACACGCTGTGCGCGATGATCGCCCCGAAGTCGTTCGAGCTCAGCGAGATCGACGGCCACTCGTCGCCGGTCGAGGAGACGGTGCCCGTCGACCAGGAGGAGCAGGTGCGCGAGGCGGTGCACTCCTGCCCCGAGCGCGCCATCTCGATCACCGAGTAG